Sequence from the Clostridium saccharobutylicum DSM 13864 genome:
TAATTGTTTCCATTATTGCTTCAAGGCCAACAAATATTGGAGTGAGAATAGTATCTCTTTTAAACTCCGCTATATAATTTGTTAATTTTTTTATCATAATCTTCCTCCTTATTTGTTAGGTTTCTAACTAATAAATGTTTAGGCACAATCAAAAAAATAACAAGTCCATCTGACAGCATATTTTTCATCATTCTTCGTCAGCAGATTGCCCTAATAGGCTCGCTATAAAGCCAATCTACCTCCTTGTCTGATAAAAAATATTCATGACAGATTGGACTTGTTATTTTCTTTCATGTGCCTTAAAAAAATTGCATTAATCAGCAATTTTTTCTGACAATCTATCAATTAAAGAAATTAATATATGTATCTCATCTTCGTTGAGTTCCTCTTTTAAAGATTTTTCAAACGCAACGATAAAATCATATACATTTCTTTGAATTTCTAATCCTTTTTCTGTAGATATTATCTTCTTAAGCCTTGCATCTTCAGAAACGCTCACCCTTTGTATGTATCCATTCTTCTCCATAAGCTGAAGTACACTAGTTACTGAAGAACGTCTAATATCAAGTTCTTCTTCTATGTCCTTTTGTAATATATCCCTGTTTCTAGAATGATAGCATATATATCCAAGAATTCTAGCTTGAACGCCTGTCAAACCATACTTTGAAGCTTCTTTATCTATTCTTCTATGAATTCTCTTAGCTAGTATACCTACCTTTTTACCAATACGTATTTCACTATCCATATTTTCTTCTCCTATCAATTTGTTAGGTTTCTAACAAATATCATAATTTAAATCAGTTTATTTGTCAATAATACATTTTCACTTTATATAAAATTCAAAAAATATGAGATTGCTACACTCTTGAATATCATTAATAACATTTTTACAATCAAAAGTAAAACAACCTCATATCACTAATTACATAGCTATTAATATTTAAAAACAATTCGCTTACAGCTTAAATAATTTCTTTACAATTTTTACTCTTTAAATTTTAATCCCATGAATCATTCATTTCCAACAGCCTCATTCTTATATATTTTTCTGTCTTTTCTAACTAGAAATATAGTTCCAATAAGAATAAAGGTAGCCATAATATATGGTAGATTTATCTGTTTATCAAATAGGTAGCCAGCCA
This genomic interval carries:
- a CDS encoding MarR family winged helix-turn-helix transcriptional regulator, with translation MDSEIRIGKKVGILAKRIHRRIDKEASKYGLTGVQARILGYICYHSRNRDILQKDIEEELDIRRSSVTSVLQLMEKNGYIQRVSVSEDARLKKIISTEKGLEIQRNVYDFIVAFEKSLKEELNEDEIHILISLIDRLSEKIAD